In Alkalihalobacillus sp. FSL W8-0930, a single window of DNA contains:
- a CDS encoding iron ABC transporter permease, with translation MKRFKKTRTNFVSTHTKSNVHLPKHFWKVLLLSFALLFACMIASLVFGSRVVTREELFAGLFQPEYESYGASVVRERIPRTIFSLFCGAALGVSGALMQAVTRNPIADPSILGVNTGASLFVVAGLAFLNISTAGEYIWLAITGAMLTAVFVYGVGSMGRSGPTPLKLVLAGAATSAALSSLVSAIMLPRSDVMDQFRFWQVGSLGSASWSSTTLFIPFLLVGVILAIITAPALNALALGDEVATSQGVRTGVLRLVAAFAGVILCGAATALAGPIGFVGLLATHLMRLTLGADLRFIIPMSALSGAGILTISDVCGRLLGSPGELEAGVLTAFLGAPILIYLATRMKVRSL, from the coding sequence ATGAAGCGATTCAAAAAAACGAGGACTAATTTTGTGAGTACACATACGAAATCAAATGTGCATCTTCCAAAGCATTTTTGGAAGGTGCTCCTTCTTTCTTTTGCCCTTCTTTTTGCCTGTATGATCGCCTCTCTTGTCTTTGGTTCAAGGGTTGTCACAAGGGAGGAATTGTTTGCAGGGTTGTTTCAACCAGAATATGAATCGTACGGGGCAAGTGTTGTTCGCGAGCGTATTCCACGGACCATTTTTAGCTTGTTCTGTGGGGCTGCTCTTGGCGTATCGGGTGCTTTAATGCAAGCTGTTACTCGTAATCCAATTGCAGATCCGAGTATTTTAGGTGTTAATACGGGTGCGTCCCTTTTTGTGGTCGCTGGTCTTGCCTTTTTAAATATTAGTACAGCTGGTGAGTATATTTGGCTAGCCATTACAGGTGCGATGCTCACGGCCGTTTTTGTGTATGGGGTTGGGTCTATGGGACGATCAGGACCGACACCTCTTAAGCTTGTTCTTGCGGGTGCAGCGACAAGTGCTGCCCTCTCCTCTTTAGTGAGTGCCATTATGCTGCCTCGCTCAGATGTAATGGATCAATTCCGTTTTTGGCAGGTTGGTAGCTTAGGTTCGGCAAGTTGGAGTTCCACTACACTTTTTATCCCTTTTTTACTTGTTGGAGTCATCCTTGCCATCATTACGGCGCCTGCATTGAATGCACTGGCACTTGGAGATGAAGTTGCGACAAGTCAGGGCGTGCGGACGGGCGTACTAAGATTGGTTGCTGCCTTTGCCGGTGTAATTCTATGCGGGGCTGCTACAGCACTTGCTGGCCCAATTGGTTTTGTGGGGTTACTAGCCACGCATCTAATGAGATTAACGCTTGGTGCGGATCTACGTTTTATTATTCCAATGTCCGCCTTATCAGGGGCAGGCATCTTAACTATATCCGATGTGTGCGGAAGATTGCTTGGAAGTCCTGGAGAACTTGAGGCGGGAGTATTAACAGCCTTCTTAGGCGCTCCAATCCTTATCTATCTTGCCACTCGAATGAAAGTGCGATCATTATGA
- a CDS encoding iron-siderophore ABC transporter substrate-binding protein, whose translation MKFKWLIGSAALMVALAGCGSESSETTGSEEEKSESTNTQTASDETSADYPITIEHAFGETVLDEKPERVATIQWGNQDIALALDTVPVGFSAANFGIVDDKGMLPWTAEKVEELGESDPNVYQDTDGLDFEAIADSNPDVILAAYSGISQEDYDLLTQIAPVVAYPTSPWTTTWREQITYNAMGMGMEAEGEQLVEDTEALIDETVADHPEIEGKNVLWVNFSANDLSQLHLYTPVDTRVSFLQELGLVFPENVSEMIEDDTAYSLNLSAENADALNEADVIVGYGDDALLEALQNDSRLGQIPAIENGAVVFIDGNSDLAAAGTPNPLSISYTIDQYVDLIDEAIQKNED comes from the coding sequence ATGAAATTCAAGTGGTTAATTGGTTCGGCTGCATTAATGGTTGCTTTAGCAGGGTGCGGAAGTGAGTCTTCTGAGACAACAGGAAGTGAAGAAGAAAAATCAGAATCGACGAATACTCAAACAGCTTCGGACGAAACAAGTGCTGACTACCCTATTACAATTGAGCATGCTTTTGGTGAAACCGTTTTAGATGAGAAGCCTGAACGAGTGGCTACGATTCAATGGGGTAACCAGGATATTGCACTCGCTCTTGATACGGTACCCGTTGGATTTTCTGCAGCTAACTTTGGAATTGTTGATGACAAAGGAATGCTTCCTTGGACAGCAGAAAAAGTAGAAGAGCTTGGAGAATCAGATCCAAATGTGTATCAGGATACGGATGGTCTTGATTTTGAAGCGATTGCTGATTCCAATCCAGATGTCATTCTAGCTGCTTACTCTGGTATCTCTCAAGAGGATTATGATTTACTGACTCAAATTGCACCTGTAGTTGCTTACCCAACTTCTCCTTGGACAACAACTTGGCGTGAACAGATCACATATAATGCAATGGGTATGGGAATGGAAGCTGAGGGTGAACAGCTTGTTGAAGATACAGAAGCATTAATTGATGAGACTGTAGCAGACCATCCTGAGATTGAAGGGAAAAATGTTTTATGGGTGAACTTCTCTGCAAATGATTTATCACAGCTTCATTTGTACACGCCTGTTGATACACGCGTATCCTTCTTACAAGAGTTAGGCTTAGTTTTCCCTGAGAATGTATCCGAAATGATTGAAGACGATACGGCTTACTCTCTTAATTTAAGTGCCGAGAATGCTGATGCGTTAAATGAAGCGGATGTGATTGTTGGATACGGAGACGATGCATTGCTTGAAGCTCTTCAAAATGATTCTCGTTTAGGGCAAATCCCAGCCATTGAGAACGGTGCAGTTGTCTTTATTGATGGCAACTCTGACTTAGCTGCTGCTGGTACTCCGAACCCGCTTTCTATCTCTTATACAATTGATCAGTACGTTGACCTCATTGATGAAGCGATTCAAAAAAACGAGGACTAA